In Candidatus Margulisiibacteriota bacterium, the following proteins share a genomic window:
- the eno gene encoding phosphopyruvate hydratase — protein MVRLAEEYFFIGERASSKAKIEKIVGRQIMDSRGNPTVEVDVILKDGTLGRAAVPSGASTGSNEALELRDKDDKRYGGKGVYTAVKNVNEKIAPKLLGMPVHQQLKIDNLMLELDGTEFKSNLGANALLGVSLAVARAAAASYGVPLFQYIGGDKATILPVPNMNVMNGGAHAGWNIELQEFMISPAGVSSFSDALRVGAEVYQSLKKVLKDRGLATTVGDEGGFAPKLTKNEEALQVIMEAIEKAGYVAGKDVYLSLDPASTEFFKDGKYQLKSEGRALSSEEMVNMYVEWCNKYPIISIEDGCAEADWDGWKLLTEKLGGKIQLVGDDLFVTNPTFLKKGIKAKTANSILIKLNQIGTLSETLYTMEIAKNAGYTYMTSHRSGETEDSTIADLAVATNSGQIKTGAPARSERVAKYNQLLRIEEILGDKAKFIGLAGFNPKR, from the coding sequence ATGGTCAGACTAGCGGAAGAGTATTTTTTCATCGGTGAAAGAGCAAGTTCCAAAGCCAAGATCGAAAAGATCGTCGGACGGCAGATCATGGATTCCCGCGGGAACCCAACGGTCGAAGTCGACGTTATCCTCAAGGACGGAACCCTCGGCCGGGCGGCCGTCCCCTCCGGCGCTTCGACCGGCTCCAATGAAGCGCTCGAGCTCCGCGACAAAGACGACAAACGCTACGGCGGCAAAGGGGTCTACACCGCCGTCAAAAACGTCAACGAAAAGATCGCTCCGAAACTGCTCGGAATGCCGGTCCACCAACAGCTAAAGATCGATAACCTGATGCTCGAGCTCGACGGGACCGAATTCAAGAGCAACCTCGGCGCCAACGCCCTGCTCGGCGTCTCACTGGCGGTCGCCAGAGCCGCCGCCGCCTCTTACGGCGTGCCGCTCTTCCAATATATCGGCGGCGATAAAGCAACCATTCTCCCCGTTCCCAACATGAACGTCATGAACGGCGGCGCCCATGCCGGTTGGAACATTGAACTCCAGGAATTCATGATCTCCCCGGCCGGGGTCAGCTCGTTCTCCGATGCCCTCCGGGTCGGAGCTGAAGTTTACCAGAGCTTAAAGAAAGTCCTGAAAGATCGCGGCCTGGCGACGACCGTCGGCGACGAAGGGGGCTTTGCACCGAAACTGACCAAGAACGAAGAAGCCCTTCAAGTGATCATGGAAGCGATCGAAAAAGCCGGTTATGTCGCGGGTAAAGACGTTTATCTCTCGCTCGACCCCGCCTCCACCGAATTCTTTAAGGATGGCAAGTACCAGCTCAAGAGCGAAGGGCGCGCCCTCTCCTCCGAAGAGATGGTCAATATGTACGTTGAATGGTGCAACAAGTACCCGATCATCTCGATCGAAGACGGCTGTGCCGAAGCCGATTGGGACGGTTGGAAGCTCCTCACCGAAAAGCTCGGCGGCAAGATCCAACTGGTCGGCGACGATCTCTTCGTCACCAACCCGACCTTCCTCAAAAAAGGGATCAAGGCCAAAACCGCTAACTCGATCCTGATCAAGCTCAACCAGATCGGGACCCTCTCCGAGACTCTTTATACCATGGAGATCGCCAAGAACGCCGGTTACACCTACATGACCTCCCACCGGAGCGGCGAAACCGAAGATTCAACGATCGCCGACCTGGCAGTCGCGACTAACTCCGGTCAAATCAAGACCGGCGCCCCGGCCCGTTCTGAACGGGTCGCCAAGTACAATCAGTTGCTAAGGATTGAAGAAATTCTTGGAGATAAAGCGAAATTTATCGGGTTGGCGGGATTCAATCCAAAAAGATAG